The Juglans microcarpa x Juglans regia isolate MS1-56 chromosome 2S, Jm3101_v1.0, whole genome shotgun sequence genome has a window encoding:
- the LOC121253468 gene encoding uncharacterized protein LOC121253468 → MGGLKAEIFDGIRMFKPQSLKEAINLAQMRDEQLTRQRRFMRPPPTRAPLALPQPNWVAPVTSAAPVRRLSWEEMQKRRVQGLCFNRNERFTAGHKCQKPQLLLLEGYEGAGNVICEDITDQHTVEFDQGGDMGEVQELELEPEITLHALTGWTVPRTMRITATMASHEVMVLIDSGSTHNFISDRLASSLCLPVVPTEPFIVRVANGERLKCQGRFDKVLVNLQGTEFYPTLFSLPLSGLDLVLGIQWLEMLGSVLCNWKKLTMDFNWNKQARRLQGLGEHAVQEATLKEISKKCRRGHTLFAVRILSTTKNNLQGEFYEVKHQDLQRVI, encoded by the coding sequence ATGGGTGGCTTGAAGGCTGAAATTTTTGATGGGATTCGGATGTTCAAACCGCAATCCCTCAAGGAGGCTATTAATCTAGCACAAATGAGAGATGAGCAGCTCACACGACAGCGGCGGTTCATGCGACCACCACCTACAAGAGCTCCCCTAGCTCTTCCACAACCCAATTGGGTAGCTCCCGTTACCTCAGCAGCTCCAGTCAGGCGTTTATCATGGGAGGAGATGCAGAAGAGAAGAGTGCAAGGCCTCTGTTTTAACCGCAATGAACGATTTACAGCTGGGCATAAATGCCAAAAACCTCAGCTATTACTCTTGGAGGGCTACGAAGGTGCTGGTAATGTGATCTGTGAGGACATCACTGATCAACATACGGTGGAATTTGACCAAGGGGGAGACATGGGAGAAGTGCAAGAACTAGAACTGGAACCTGAAATCACGCTCCACGCATTGACGGGATGGACCGTCCCGAGAACAATGCGTATAACTGCGACTATGGCCTCCCACGAAGTAATGGTGCTGATCGACAGTGGATCCACGCACAACTTCATCAGTGATCGCTTGGCAAGCTCGCTGTGTTTACCAGTAGTGCCAACGGAACCGTTCATCGTTCGAGTTGCTAATGGCGAACGGCTAAAATGTCAAGGACGATTTGATAAGGTATTGGTGAATTTACAAGGCACTGAGTTTTACCCCACCCTTTTCTCTCTACCCTTATCAGGTCTTGATCTAGTGCTGGGTATTCAATGGTTGGAAATGTTGGGTTCCGTGCTATGTAACTGGAAGAAATTAACCATGGACTTCAACTGGAATAAGCAAGCCCGCAGATTGCAAGGATTAGGTGAACATGCTGTTCAGGAGGCAACGttaaaagaaatctcaaaaaaatgTCGAAGGGGCCATACGTTGTTTGCGGTACGCATTCTGTCGACCACGAAGAATAACTTACAGGGTGAATTTTATGAAGTTAAGCATCAAGACCTGCAACGGGTTATATAG
- the LOC121253466 gene encoding putative pectinesterase 63, giving the protein MALKLRNLATQLLFLATLLVLQLVPTALCHANQTVASDPESNLDAWIALNMKEYEEASKHTLFNNALIASLSKASRKIIKVRKDGAGDFKTVTDAVESIPSGNTDRVIIYIAGGTYKEKVVVDRSKPFVTFYGQPGNMPTITYDGTAKKYGTWKSATVAIESDNFMAVNIIFVNSSPKPDPRKSDGQAVALRISGDMAAFYSCRFIGFQDTLCDDRGRHLFQSCYIEGSVDFIFGNGKSLYRDTTIKSVAEKLGVIAAQDMNGKSGDSGFVFVHCKIQGTGDMYLGRAWKETSRVVFAYTYMGSNINSGGWMKSQHQKNVFYGEYQCSGPGSSASNRKFGKTLSDDQVKPFLSTTFIGGNQWLVPVPKIA; this is encoded by the exons ATGGCTTTGAAACTCAGAAATTTGGCAACTCAGCTGTTGTTTCTAGCGACATTGCTCGTTCTCCAGCTCGTGCCAACAGCTTTATGCCATGCCAACCAGACTGTGGCATCGGATCCAGAATCAAACCTAGACGCATGGATTGCGCTAAACATGAAAGAGTACGAGGAGGCTTCAAAGCACACCCTTTTCAACAACGCCCTAATCGCATCCCTTAGCAAAGCTTCAAGGAAGATCATCAAGGTCAGAAAAGATGGTGCTGGAGATTTCAAGACGGTGACCGACGCCGTTGAGAGCATTCCGTCAGGAAATACAGACcgagtgattatatatattgctGGCGGTACGTACAAAGAAAAGGTAGTCGTCGATAGGTCGAAGCCCTTCGTGACGTTCTATGGGCAACCGGGCAATATGCCCACCATAACGTATGACGGTACAGCAAAGAAATACGGAACCTGGAAAAGCGCCACTGTGGCCATTGAGTCTGACAACTTCATGGCAGTCAATATTATCTTTGTG AATTCATCTCCAAAGCCAGATCCCAGAAAATCCGATGGACAGGCAGTGGCATTGAGGATATCAGGGGACATGGCAGCATTCTACAGTTGTAGGTTCATAGGATTCCAAGACACCTTGTGTGATGACCGGGGTAGGCATTTGTTTCAGAGCTGCTACATCGAAGGGAGTGTTGATTTCATATTTGGAAATGGAAAATCCCTCTACAGG GACACCACCATAAAATCGGTTGCAGAGAAATTGGGTGTGATCGCAGCACAAGATATGAATGGCAAATCAGGGGACAGCGGGTTTGTATTCGTCCATTGCAAGATACAGGGGACTGGCGATATGTACCTCGGTCGAGCTTGGAAGGAGACTTCTCGGGTTGTATTTGCCTATACATACATGGGCAGTAACATCAATAGTGGCGGTTGGATGAAGTCTCAGCACCAAAA GAATGTGTTTTATGGAGAGTACCAATGCTCGGGCCCAGGGTCAAGTGCCTCCAACCGCAAATTTGGAAAGACTCTTTCTGACGATCAAGTAAAGCCCTTCTTGAGCACCACTTTCATCGGAGGAAACCAGTGGCTTGTCCCAGTTCCCAAGATTGCTTAA